A window of Triplophysa dalaica isolate WHDGS20190420 chromosome 7, ASM1584641v1, whole genome shotgun sequence contains these coding sequences:
- the LOC130425499 gene encoding TOM1-like protein 2 isoform X1 yields the protein MEFLLGNPYSTPVGQCIEKATDGSLQNEDWMLNMEICDIINETEEGPKDAMRALKKRLNGNRNFREVMLGLTVLETCVKNCGHRFHVLVTSRDFIEGVLVKIISPKNNPPAIVQDKVLSLIQAWADAFRSSTDLTGVVHIYEELKRKGIEFPMADLDALSPIHTPQRGVPEVDPGTHKYKAPSQANAASEMALKPAAAAHHFNPTQIPTVSGPITANPEQIARLRSELDIVRGNVKVMSEMLTEMVPGQEEASDLELLQELNRTCRAMQHRIVELISRVSNDEVTEELLHANDDLNNMFLRYERYERYRIGRAAQNNGVLTEASEEDNLIDLGPGSPAVVTPRIIATPTHTPTPTLQPPVPAAGASAPSLSTQLAGLDAGADNVSGTLSSLTSQNTKEDFDMFAHTRSSSLADQRKNIIYEDPQALGGLASALDIRQQNSTGPSVKGPNAELEPIDGWLITQGMIPVSQSSVMDDIEEWLGADVKGEEPEEGVTSEDFDKFLEERAKASDKALPLPSTGELRAPASTASSSRKKAERTEDNLFAL from the exons ATGGAGTTCTTGTTGGGGAATCCGTACAGCACTCCTGTTGGCCAGTGCATCG AAAAAGCCACAGATGGCTCTCTGCAGAATGAAGACTGGATGCTCAACATGGAgatctgtgacatcatcaatgAGACGGAGGAAGG GCCCAAAGATGCCATGCGTGCTCTGAAGAAGAGGCTAAACGGCAACAGGAACTTCCGGGAGGTGATGCTGGGGTTGACC GTGCTGGAGACTTGTGTGAAGAACTGCGGCCATCGTTTTCACGTTCTCGTGACCTCCAGAGACTTTATCGAAGGCGTCCTCGTGAAGATTATCTCTCCAAAGAACAACCCTCCCGCCATAGTGCAGGACAAAGTGCTGTCGCTCATTCAG GCCTGGGCAGATGCGTTCAGGAGTAGCACTGACCTCACTGGTGTCGTGCACATTTATGAAGAGCTGAAGAGAAAAGGCATTGAGTTCCCCATGGCGGATCTAGACGCTCTTTCACCTATCCACACACCACAGCGG GGCGTTCCAGAGGTCGATCCAggcacacacaaatataaagcACCCTCCCAGGCCAATGCTGCATCTGAGATGGCCCTGAAGCCTGCGGCTGCTGCGCACCACTTTAACCCCACTCAGATCCCCACCGTTTCAGGTCCCATTACAGCCAACCCAGAGCAG ATCGCCCGCCTGAGAAGTGAGCTGGATATTGTGCGTGGGAACGTTAAAGTGATGTCAGAGATGCTGACGGAGATGGTGCCGGGACAAGAGGAGGCTTCTGATCTCGAGCTGCTTCAG GAGTTAAACAGGACGTGTCGAGCCATGCAGCACAGGATAGTGGAGCTCATCTCTCGTGTATCCAACGACGAGGTGACCGAAGAGCTGCTGCACGCAAACGATGATTTAAACAACATGTTCCTGCGCTACGAGAG GTACGAAAGATACAGGATAGGCAGAGCAGCGCAGAACAATGGG GTCCTAACTGAAGCTTCAGAGGAGGATAATCTGATAGATCTGGGTCCTGGTTCTCCAGCTGTGGTCACTCCTCGGATCATTGCTACACCCACTCACACACCCACACCCACCCTTCAGCCTCCTGTACCTGCTGCTGGAGCGAGCGCTCCATCCCTCTCCACACAGCTGGCAGGACTCG ACGCGGGTGCAGACAACGTTAGCGGGACCCTCAGCTCTCTGACTTCTCAAAATACTAAAGAGGACTTTGACATGTTCGCCCACACCAGATCCAGCTCTCTGGCTGACCAGCGTAAAAA CATAATATATGAGGACCCACAGGCTCTGGGTGGTCTGGCGTCTGCATTGGACATCAGACAGCAGAATTCGACAGGG cCGAGTGTTAAAGGTCCTAATGCAGAGTTGGAGCCCATAGACGGCTGGCTCATTACCCAAGGAATG ATCCCCGTGTCGCAGTCCTCTGTCATGGATGACATTGAGGAGTGGCTCGGTGCCGATGTG AAAGGTGAAGAGCCAGAAGAAGGAGTCACGAGTGAAG ACTTCGATAAGTTCCTAGAGGAGCGGGCCAAAGCTTCAGACAAGGCCTTACCGTTACCATCTACTGGAGAGCTCAGAGCTCCCGCCAGCACAGCCAGCAGCAGTCGCAAGAAGGCCGAACGGACGGAGGACAATCTCTTTGCCTTGTAG
- the LOC130425499 gene encoding TOM1-like protein 2 isoform X2: MEFLLGNPYSTPVGQCIEKATDGSLQNEDWMLNMEICDIINETEEGPKDAMRALKKRLNGNRNFREVMLGLTVLETCVKNCGHRFHVLVTSRDFIEGVLVKIISPKNNPPAIVQDKVLSLIQAWADAFRSSTDLTGVVHIYEELKRKGIEFPMADLDALSPIHTPQRGVPEVDPGTHKYKAPSQANAASEMALKPAAAAHHFNPTQIPTVSGPITANPEQIARLRSELDIVRGNVKVMSEMLTEMVPGQEEASDLELLQELNRTCRAMQHRIVELISRVSNDEVTEELLHANDDLNNMFLRYERYERYRIGRAAQNNGVLTEASEEDNLIDLGPGSPAVVTPRIIATPTHTPTPTLQPPVPAAGASAPSLSTQLAGLDAGADNVSGTLSSLTSQNTKEDFDMFAHTRSSSLADQRKNIIYEDPQALGGLASALDIRQQNSTGKGEEPEEGVTSEDFDKFLEERAKASDKALPLPSTGELRAPASTASSSRKKAERTEDNLFAL; encoded by the exons ATGGAGTTCTTGTTGGGGAATCCGTACAGCACTCCTGTTGGCCAGTGCATCG AAAAAGCCACAGATGGCTCTCTGCAGAATGAAGACTGGATGCTCAACATGGAgatctgtgacatcatcaatgAGACGGAGGAAGG GCCCAAAGATGCCATGCGTGCTCTGAAGAAGAGGCTAAACGGCAACAGGAACTTCCGGGAGGTGATGCTGGGGTTGACC GTGCTGGAGACTTGTGTGAAGAACTGCGGCCATCGTTTTCACGTTCTCGTGACCTCCAGAGACTTTATCGAAGGCGTCCTCGTGAAGATTATCTCTCCAAAGAACAACCCTCCCGCCATAGTGCAGGACAAAGTGCTGTCGCTCATTCAG GCCTGGGCAGATGCGTTCAGGAGTAGCACTGACCTCACTGGTGTCGTGCACATTTATGAAGAGCTGAAGAGAAAAGGCATTGAGTTCCCCATGGCGGATCTAGACGCTCTTTCACCTATCCACACACCACAGCGG GGCGTTCCAGAGGTCGATCCAggcacacacaaatataaagcACCCTCCCAGGCCAATGCTGCATCTGAGATGGCCCTGAAGCCTGCGGCTGCTGCGCACCACTTTAACCCCACTCAGATCCCCACCGTTTCAGGTCCCATTACAGCCAACCCAGAGCAG ATCGCCCGCCTGAGAAGTGAGCTGGATATTGTGCGTGGGAACGTTAAAGTGATGTCAGAGATGCTGACGGAGATGGTGCCGGGACAAGAGGAGGCTTCTGATCTCGAGCTGCTTCAG GAGTTAAACAGGACGTGTCGAGCCATGCAGCACAGGATAGTGGAGCTCATCTCTCGTGTATCCAACGACGAGGTGACCGAAGAGCTGCTGCACGCAAACGATGATTTAAACAACATGTTCCTGCGCTACGAGAG GTACGAAAGATACAGGATAGGCAGAGCAGCGCAGAACAATGGG GTCCTAACTGAAGCTTCAGAGGAGGATAATCTGATAGATCTGGGTCCTGGTTCTCCAGCTGTGGTCACTCCTCGGATCATTGCTACACCCACTCACACACCCACACCCACCCTTCAGCCTCCTGTACCTGCTGCTGGAGCGAGCGCTCCATCCCTCTCCACACAGCTGGCAGGACTCG ACGCGGGTGCAGACAACGTTAGCGGGACCCTCAGCTCTCTGACTTCTCAAAATACTAAAGAGGACTTTGACATGTTCGCCCACACCAGATCCAGCTCTCTGGCTGACCAGCGTAAAAA CATAATATATGAGGACCCACAGGCTCTGGGTGGTCTGGCGTCTGCATTGGACATCAGACAGCAGAATTCGACAGGG AAAGGTGAAGAGCCAGAAGAAGGAGTCACGAGTGAAG ACTTCGATAAGTTCCTAGAGGAGCGGGCCAAAGCTTCAGACAAGGCCTTACCGTTACCATCTACTGGAGAGCTCAGAGCTCCCGCCAGCACAGCCAGCAGCAGTCGCAAGAAGGCCGAACGGACGGAGGACAATCTCTTTGCCTTGTAG